In Kitasatospora fiedleri, a single window of DNA contains:
- a CDS encoding cation diffusion facilitator family transporter encodes MTRGDEHDDGRGTAADTDPGAEGNKGNKGNERGGQGDGETRGTVLIALVANLVIALAKVAGGLIASSPALLSEAAHSVADSLNEVFLLASLSRSRRRADARHPFGYGKERFFWSMLAAVGIFVTGGCFSFYQGLHTLLNPEAEETGGYLIVYVVLAVSLLAEGASLVRATVQVRGQAKQAGRGVVAQLRRGDDPTVRTVFAEDAAAVLGVLLALAGAGLHQWTGQPAWEAGAALSIAVLLMYVAYRLGRDAKDRLVGQAVDPVLQQRALEVLTERPEIDTVTRLLTMQLGPDSALLAARMDLVDGLDSSGVERLCVELRQRIRSVCPDFDQVFLDITAADEDERRRATERRRRLRETVERQTADGG; translated from the coding sequence GTGACGAGGGGCGACGAACACGACGACGGGCGCGGCACGGCCGCGGACACGGACCCGGGTGCCGAGGGCAACAAGGGCAACAAGGGCAACGAGCGCGGCGGGCAGGGGGACGGCGAGACCAGGGGCACGGTGCTGATCGCGCTGGTGGCCAACCTGGTGATCGCGCTGGCCAAGGTGGCCGGCGGGCTGATCGCGAGTTCGCCCGCGCTGCTGTCGGAGGCCGCGCACTCGGTGGCGGACAGCCTCAACGAGGTGTTCCTGCTGGCCTCGCTGAGCCGCAGCCGCCGGCGTGCGGACGCGCGGCACCCGTTCGGGTACGGCAAGGAGCGCTTCTTCTGGTCGATGCTGGCGGCCGTCGGGATCTTCGTCACCGGCGGCTGCTTCTCCTTCTACCAGGGCCTGCACACCCTGCTGAACCCGGAGGCCGAGGAGACCGGCGGCTACCTGATCGTCTACGTGGTGCTGGCGGTGTCGCTGCTCGCGGAGGGCGCCTCGCTGGTCAGGGCGACGGTGCAGGTCCGCGGGCAGGCCAAGCAGGCCGGGCGCGGCGTGGTGGCGCAGTTGCGGCGGGGCGACGACCCGACCGTGCGGACGGTGTTCGCGGAGGACGCGGCGGCGGTGCTCGGCGTGCTGCTGGCCCTGGCGGGCGCGGGGCTGCACCAGTGGACCGGGCAGCCGGCGTGGGAGGCAGGCGCGGCGCTGTCCATCGCGGTGCTGCTGATGTACGTCGCCTACCGGCTCGGACGCGACGCCAAGGACCGGCTGGTCGGGCAGGCCGTCGACCCGGTCCTCCAGCAGCGGGCGCTGGAGGTGCTGACCGAGCGGCCCGAGATCGACACCGTGACCCGGCTGCTGACGATGCAGCTCGGCCCGGACTCCGCCCTGCTCGCGGCCCGGATGGACCTGGTGGACGGGCTGGACAGCTCCGGGGTCGAGCGGCTGTGCGTGGAGCTGAGGCAGCGGATCAGGTCGGTGTGCCCGGACTTCGACCAGGTCTTCCTGGACATCACCGCCGCCGACGAGGACGAGCGGCGCCGGGCGACGGAGCGTCGGCGGCGGTTGCGCGAGACGGTGGAGCGTCAGACGGCCGACGGGGGCTGA